Below is a genomic region from Neomonachus schauinslandi chromosome 2, ASM220157v2, whole genome shotgun sequence.
gaagcctgcttctccctctcccactccccctgcttgtgttccctctctcgctgtgtctctctctgtcaaataaataaaaccttaaaaaaaaaaaaggtgacaggTTCTTAAGTGAATAATTttactttcaatattttaagaTTCCAGTGATCACGTAAGTGTGTAATGATAGGGGCCTGGAGCCTAAAATCTAGGTGTTAAGACCGTTGGAGTAAATTTTGTGCCTTTAGCAATAGACTTAGATGGGAATTGGGGTAGGATGTTTTGTTGCAATCAAGTTTTTAACCATATGTTTTTTCTCATTCtaggtttgtctttttttaaagttattttaagtttattatttttaaaattgtatttatttgagagagagagagagtgagcgagagcaggagcagggggaggagcagagggagagggagaagcagactccccgctgagcagggagcccgatgccatgCGGGGCTCattcaaccctgagatcatgacctgagccaaaggcagatgcttaactgacagagccacccaggcgcccctctggtttGTCTATATGAAAGCCATGCAGTTTTCTGAGAGAATTGGGAAATTGGGAAATCAGTGTAAAGTGGTTGGTCTGACTATAAGGAGCATTTTGTTTAAATCTCCCCCTCAAATCCAGCTGttaatttatgttatttcttgagattttttttcccagaaatgaCACCTTAAAGTGACcagttgtgtatgtgtgtgtgtgtgtgtgagggagagagagaaatttcactgttaatagaagaaaaatgatttttcctgATAGTTTTCTTATATCTTGTCTTTTAGAGAGCAAAATGTCATCAGCAGAATCACACCAGGAACAATTGTCCCAGTCAGATCCATCCCCGTCACCAAACTCATGTAGTTCCTTTGAGCTACTAGACATGGATGCTGGCAGTTTGTATGAGCCAGTTTCTCCTTATtggttttattgtaaaataatagaTTCTAAGGAGACATGGATTCCTTTCAACTCTGAGGATTCACAGCAGCTGGAAGAGGCATATGGTTCTGGTAGGATGAAAATGATGACTTTTAATAGATTAAGACTATTTCTCTCAGTCTAATATAATAGTTCTTATATTGAgtgctattaaaaatattagatttttttctagttttctctgtAGCATATTTTGCAGTTCTCTCTTCTATAgcatttttatatagaaatagaaGTTTTGCACTACTAACCAGTCAATTTGTAATATTTAAGAATTTGGTCTGTATTTGAAAACAGTACTTATTGTAATTTCTGCGTAGTtatctaatatttcttttttttttaaagattgtatttatttgagtgagagagaatgagagagagagagagcacatgagagggtgagaggggggagggtcaaagggagaagcagactccctgataagcagggagcctgatgcgggacttgatcccgggactccaggatcatgacctgagctgaaggcaatttcttaaccaactgagccacccaggcgccctctaataatatttcttatgttccagcatatgtttcagtttttgtttatgaAGAATGGGGGCATGTCAcattgcaaaagaatgaattctttaacttgtcacttgttttttcttcttttatgaaacAAGAATGACACTGGTAACTGTTTTATCATCATGATGGTCATGGTTGTTAATTTACTTTTTGGCTCCTCAAGCAAAAAATTCAGAAAACCCTTAtatacttttgtttctttaatggGACACGACTGTCtctcagaaaaagaacaaaacagtgtTGGGGTATTATCTTTTTCATGTATCATTAAAACCAAGAATGGTTTTGATGGCTTGGGAAGTAGTGAAAAAATGCAATTCCGTTTTGCTTAATGTTTAGCCAAGTAGAAAATGTTCATTCTTATGCTCATAACATTATTTAGAGTATAGCTCAGAATTGTATTTtgggagatttatttttatatatgtacttctttccccctttccaatCCTTGATAGGAAAAGATTGTAATGGGAGAGTTGTCCCCACTGATGGGGGCAGATATGATGTGCATTTGGGGGAGAGAATGCGGTATGCTGTATACTGGGATGAACTAGCATCGGAAGTGAGACGATGTACCTGGTTTTACAAGGGAGACAAAGATAATAAGTATGTTCCCTACTCAGAGAGCTTCAGCCAAGTATTAGAGGTATTTCTTTGACTccttttcacttattttcatttttttcttctcttatttaataatctttttttgtgacttatttttgtgaaatttctAGAAAGAGTTTGGTTCTGTCTGGATCACATGTATATCATTTCTTTTGCAAGTTAGTTTCAAGATAAAgtagttttattttcagattttaaattacTATGTAAACTGTTATGcctttaagttaaaattttttcccTAATGGTGATCattgttaataatatttaaattatgacCACAGGATTGGTCTTttcagccttttatttttctggctctGGAAACAGTCTGAAATTTGGTTTCTTTAAATTGGAGTAGACATTAGTACTATTGGAAGAAGTATATCAAAATGTGAACAGTGATTTTACCTAGTCTAGATGATAAAAGTAGGCGTGAACTTTTTGTTGTTCTATACTGTTACCTgttgtaattttaaaagcattttcaaatatttgataaatcGGAGTCGGATATTCTTATGTTATTGTTTATCTAGCAGTATTCTTgtaaaaaaaagttcagttttaATAGAAAAGCTATTAGAGAAATCTAATGAAATGTGTTTACTCTTAAGGAAACGTACATGCTTGCTGTAACTCTGGATGAGTGGAAAAAGAAACTGGAGTCTCCCAACAGAGAAATTATTATATTACACAATCCAAAGGTAAAGCAAATTAAGCCTTTCTTTCATGTGGGATTAAAGGTTAATTGCATTCCTAAGGAGAACTTAATTGGTTTCTTTTTCACAGGGATTCTATTTAGGATACCCTTTGGAAATTTTTACATTGCATTCACAATTATGAAACTTGTAGCCACTGCCACTATTTTTTTACCTCCTTCACCTTATACAAGAGAATTTTCTTAGAGAAAATTACGCCACTGTAGATTAAGAATATCGCTGACATATTATGGGGGCATATTTTACCTGTGTAGGGTATTATTGAAAGATCTGttagcctaattttttttttttttggctttattgaggtataactgacaaagtCGTAAAGTATTTAACATGTACAACATTGGCCTACTGTATTTTCAGGGGGTTCTCATTTCAAGCCATCAGAGTTGCATATCAAAACTCCACTTGAGATCTGACTATGTATTCTGTTTTGAAAGACATGTTGTCCCTCAGCGTGTATAAATAGAGATTTCTATAATGTAGAATATATTTATTGCTctgatcttttctatttaagCTTATGGTGCATTACCAGCCAGTTGCAGGGTCTGATGAATGGGGTTCAACACCCACTGAACAGGGTCGACCAAGAACAGTGAAGAGAGGGGTTGAGAACATCTCTGTTGACATTCATTGTGGtaaggttgtttattttttcttctgatatacTTATTTATGACTTAAATTATGACCCTTTTTCTATGGTTTTGGATTACCTCAAGGCTTAAAAATGATTTAGTCATATGGGCTTTTTATGAGTTAAGATTAGCATCATTTCATCTactaagaatctttttttttattgattgattgattgattttagagagagagagcacacaagcgggagggacagagggagaggaagagaagtctcaagcagactctgcgctgagtgcggagctggaggtgggactccatctcatgaccctgacatcacaacctgagccgaaacttaGTCGattgcaccatccaggtgccccactaagaatcttaatagatataaaaatctgttttagggcgcctgggtggctctgtcgttaagcgtctgccttcggctcaggtcatgatcccagggtcctggg
It encodes:
- the DDHD2 gene encoding phospholipase DDHD2 isoform X2 yields the protein MSSAESHQEQLSQSDPSPSPNSCSSFELLDMDAGSLYEPVSPYWFYCKIIDSKETWIPFNSEDSQQLEEAYGSGKDCNGRVVPTDGGRYDVHLGERMRYAVYWDELASEVRRCTWFYKGDKDNKYVPYSESFSQVLEETYMLAVTLDEWKKKLESPNREIIILHNPKLMVHYQPVAGSDEWGSTPTEQGRPRTVKRGVENISVDIHCGEPLQIDHLVFVVHGIGPACDLRFRSIVQCEICSE